One part of the Gadus macrocephalus chromosome 8, ASM3116895v1 genome encodes these proteins:
- the xirp1 gene encoding xin actin-binding repeat-containing protein 1 isoform X1, whose translation MAMHNIRKSQSLKNLSGNPEASWLKTSNHLSLNRKSVLQLVQQYQSTGDLRNCEKAELEADPLEGGGSPQEGSFPLCRSRSVEHLAGREPVVSGTSALRDLFESKSSLRQDYGSSPRLHTAPVIGGHSLVAGIGQSASERNTGPQKEVKDENSHRDTTNDVLPEASFRSPKYPHEGQKTQPLTQRDFRTQRDSRSPSRPDQDSPTGSTSVRDRSALYLSRVAATDHAGSPAPPEFLGTSEPRRKASKMADATKKVIVSETSHSDDDLPPPPPPPVPPRPLDYEGSPPLASLPVPPPKETFSTFYQQQQKNEIKRLFKHIHPELRDNLNDMVDDELVEALHSDAAEAADAGYQAEVQSMRWIFENWTLDNIGDPHTTRKLLDEEELKGGDVRGTSSVFQQVDGTQRGAFARRQTSVRGDVRTSTWLFETQPMDALNKLKTEEGELVETVLKEPVKRGDVRGARLLFESQTLTDLGRCSSIEDYSFLKLKSELQEQKGGIQKTVKLFEADPCCAIKDNSGNMHEVRSICREEIKTGSTSTARWLFETQPLGTINKGTDGVKMIRGISLEEGQRGGVDSKRWMFETQPLGMIQEGKENMGAFEGTVENRGEAMLKGDSAEGNLAKEQVLGGDVKTSLWLFETQPMDSLSESLEVGRLQKITLSADEQGAVKGTKQMFENYSTATSTLVKEQKIEKGDVKSFKNLFETIPISNITRSDEKSDSREINITAGNVKGNKALFETTPLYTIKDSSGNLHEVTTVSREELIKGNVQNYKWLFNTKPLDQFTEGKENVEVIKGITREVDSADVNMAKWLFETQTIDGIHSKFNQTEAKSSTKEEQLQKGDVKTCRWLFETQPMDILYDKSETVKDKDALENTNVKSFTWLFESQPLASVKDSEEQRLKCVMAQDSVKAEVGVETVKRLFETETLDRIRKDTNVEGDARYVSQVDVQSGDVSRVKELFESRSLDEIGSEMVTTSDTQDLAEHISEGSVHKFTWMFENRPINMINEKDKALANTQKISEVEGGDVTNKKFVFETFSLDKIHDQPFEEKSACFEKPESNVDVKSSTMIFESQPLYAIRDKEGQFHEVTTVKKEEIVSSDVRGARWMFETKPLDAIKADNEIYVIRAVTQEDVKKGDVKSARWKFETQPLDSFTSPDTPAVLDVEDIVRKNVQLNKQIFESDQAAHKNFVRMVSVTDVQQGDVRTSTWLFENHKIDSLKGDSEEQGTVNTVQREDKGKGDVKRSTFLFESQPLDKIKEANDTLVPSIEQDRPKADVKSTTWLFETTPLDKITSNSVAETLTRLHELTYLHSSGIIIEASEVKNVTMAKYQLEEGVQIQNEEVIEGSIRNIMLQLLCKPTLKPQITIIREMEKGDLNTTVVELPVNQTTAAATNPEEDQRVVIAQMIESLLIHTKSLKKGIIMQECAGGHAEMTVYSLVHHCQTKTESEDIEWRGIKSTIGDLMATSSSQRTATPCRIDENEKGNVNLYKSCIERGDLQYLKSLQTELLEEDQCQSPSSRERIEILRGDIKEAQRSLYQQKDLVERTICDVLPGDVKNVKKVFTSDCAYDVDIPKEEIIPGDIATAKQQLSTKQSLMMEKEEVVAGDIKATMQSLERAKQQSMHVEREAIKPGTIYDMDLSTQGTDMEEGQTQKEEIVSGDVRAAKRSLEMAKSQSMYMERETVVPGKIYNVKVSAQEQSSSTVTETHSSSSGQQIRTTFQKVSEAMKSQKSHDAFPSSEKDEVSKSAVRANCCAKDSLSLPVEQCEVQTSEEEAEVFKGDVKATIRSLQSAAMEHKLPEKEDIVRGNMQFALQSLERSRVNVSKGDYKTAMIYRNSSRGCSGNGPIVKKQGVVVSMPPSDTELLSPSISVTFEEQPSVSRQNTTIPKPVTIQNGNPSSYHREDKTTPQLPQKAHEKPHGQKPTLAPKPEWTKSAQSKQPQPRLEASYPSGEQSPVIPLNTKHSVQTPTVSPNNPQRTRRHGIIFLNREVTQDTFIPKSFDDTTESFVETQANVAEPTKGTLSQTDTESLSSGMAETKIDKNVVRKINAAEEIQKSITSYSEGDRDEISMGFQTALQNFGRREKQNDVSASILSKNVKVVNDIVVQERQAKQSTAAKKKSIVNVSSDQCNNQLQEEAVNFPTDTYAVQPNALNGEEQKRPEERVVFRKKKAKETEDQRRQRLSVHKDEIMTGNVKAAMGIFENLRKREELKIILSQVQEMEGDTSDVDVGSMKMLFEDVPAWIATTSRTARKKNRKEEKKVEMDVFDDDLESTSSVETAFEDLEKASKDIMDLKEQTLAKLLDIEEAIKKALYSVSSLKSEADIAGLSGLFDESLKSEQSFQPSNNIRKISIVSSKAKPQLNKETGEVSEKNKDASPSKQTDGTSNQARRKPLIRQSSAPSCPSFISIHSAARKNAEQPKSPMSTFKPKTEGNSNGDLSQTSIHFQSPATPRRKVSVLEVKTVPEPAVGIIGTKTVSETYEETDGFGNSFVSSKTSTVVTKQSNSKASALFDVVGSPSRYEVMTPPMMQRRKFSESGLNNTKEEGTVFVTFSQPTAKH comes from the exons ATGGCAATGCACAACATACGGAAGAGCCAATCCCTAAAGAACCTGTCAGGGAATCCAGAGGCGTCATGGCTCAAGACATCCAACCATCTCTCCCTAAACAGGAAGTCTGTGTTGCAGCTGGTGCAACA GTACCAGAGCACTGGAGACCTGAGGAATTGTGAAAAAGCTGAGCTTGAG GCGGACCCCTTGGAGGGCGGGGGGAGCCCGCAGGAAGGGAGCTTCCCGCTCTGCAGGAGCCGCTCTGTGGAGCACCTGGCCGGCAGAGAGCCTGTGGTCAGCGGTACCAGCGCTCTGAGAGACCTGTTTGAGTCCAAGTCCTCGCTCCGGCAGGACTATGGCAGCAGCCCGAGGCTCCACACCGCGCCGGTCATTGGAGGACACTCCCTAGTGGCAGGGATAGGACAGAGCGCCTCGGAAAGGAACACAGGCCctcag AAAGAAGTCAAGGATGAAAATAGCCACAGAGACACAACAAACGATGTACTTCCGGAGGCTTCTTTTAGATCACCCAAGTACCCCCATG AAGGCCAGAAGACTCAGCCCCTGACCCAGAGAGACTTCCGGACCCAGAGAGACTCCCGGTCCCCGTCGAGACCGGACCAGGACAGCCCCACCGGCAGCACCTCCGTCAGGGACAGATCGGCCCTCTACCTGTCCCGAGTGGCAGCCACAGACCACGCAGGAAGCCCAGCTCCGCCC GAATTCCTTGGCACTTCAGAACCGAGACGTAAAGCCAGCAAG ATGGCCGACGCAACCAAGAAAGTCATCGTTTCAGAGACGTCTCACAGTGACGACgacctgcctcctcctccacctccgcccgTCCCTCCCCGACCCCTGGACTATGAAGGCTCTCCACCTCTTGCcagcctccccgtgcccccacCCAAGGAAACCTTCTCTACCTtctaccagcagcagcagaagaacgAGATCAAGAGGCTCTTCAAGCACATCCACCCCGAGCTACGAGACAACCTGAACGACATGGTTGACGACGAGCTGGTGGAGGCCCTCCACTCTGATGCCGCGGAGGCTGCGGACGCCGGCTACCAGGCCGAGGTGCAGTCCATGAGGTGGATCTTCGAGAACTGGACTCTGGACAACATTGGCGATCCCCACACGACCAGGAAGCTGCTAGATGAAGAAGAACTCAAGGGTGGAGACGTCAGAGGCACCTCTTCTGTGTTCCAGCAAGTGGACGGCACCCAACGAGGCGCCTTTGCCAGAAGGCAGACCTCTGTACGAGGGGATGTTAGAACCTCGACGTGGCTGTTTGAAACTCAGCCGATGGATGCGCTGAACAAACTCAAAACAGAGGAGGGCGAACTGGTCGAGACCGTCTTAAAAGAACCTGTCAAGAGAGGCGATGTGAGAGGGGCCCGGCTGCTGTTTGAGTCCCAGACGCTGACTGACCTGGGCCGCTGCAGCTCCATCGAGGACTACAGCTTCCTGAAACTGAAGTCTGAGCTCCAGGAACAAAAGGGCGGCATCCAGAAGACTGTGAAGCTGTTCGAAGCGGATCCATGCTGtgccatcaaggacaacagtgGCAACATGCATGAGGTCAGGTCCATCTGCAGAGAGGAGATAAAAACCGGCAGCACCAGCACCGCACGCTGGCTGTTTGAAACCCAGCCACTGGGCACCATCAACAAGGGGACGGATGGAGTTAAGATGATCCGGGGTATATCACTGGAAGAAGGCCAGAGGGGCGGCGTGGACAGCAAGAGATGGATGTTTGAAACACAGCCGCTGGGCATGATACAAGAAGGGAAGGAAAATATGGGAGCATTTGAAGGAACTGTTGAAAACAGAGGAGAGGCGATGCTAAAAGGAGACTCAGCTGAGGGGAATTTGGCCAAGGAGCAGGTACTTGGAGGAGATGTCAAGACTTCTCTTTGGCTGTTTGAAACCCAACCCATGGACAGCCTCAGTGAGAGCTTAGAGGTCGGACGTTTGCAAAAAATAACCCTCTCTGCAGATGAACAAGGAGCAGTCAAAGGCACCAAGCAGATGTTTGAAAACTACAGCACAGCAACCAGCACCTTAGTCAAGGAACAAAAGATTGAAAAGGGTGATGTAAAATCATTCAAAAACCTTTTCGAGACAATTCCCATAAGCAACATAACTCGTAGCGATGAGAAAAGTGACTCAAGGGAAATTAATATCACAGCAGGAAATGTTAAGGGCAACAAAGCATTGTTTGAGACCACTCCCTTATACACTATAAAGGACTCCTCAGGCAATCTCCACGAAGTCACAACAGTTAGCCGAGAAGAGCTAATCAAAGGCAATGTCCAAAACTACAAGTGGTTGTTCAATACAAAACCCCTTGACCAATTTACAGAGGGAAAAGAAAATGTTGAGGTCATTAAAGGTATTACTCGAGAAGTCGATTCAGCAGATGTCAACATGGCCAAATGGCTATTTGAGACTCAAACTATAGATGGAATCCATTCCAAATTCAATCAAACAGAAGCCAAGTCTTCTACCAAAGAAGAGCAGCTTCAGAAAGGTGACGTTAAGACCTGCAGATGGTTATTTGAGACACAGCCAATGGACATTCTGTATGACAAATCAGAAACCGTGAAAGACAAAGATGCCCTAGAGAACACTAATGTCAAATCCTTCACTTGGCTTTTCGAATCACAACCTCTGGCCAGCGTCAAGGACAGTGAGGAGCAACGTTTAAAGTGCGTAATGGCACAAGACTCTGTGAAAGCAGAGGTCGGTGTCGAAACTGTGAAGAGACTCTTTGAAACAGAGACTTTAGATAGAATCCGGAAGGACACCAATGTAGAAGGGGATGCCCGGTACGTTAGCCAGGTGGATGTCCAGTCTGGAGATGTGTCCCGAGTGAAGGAACTTTTTGAATCCCGCTCCCTTGATGAAATAGGTTCAGAGATGGTGACGACATCCGACACACAGGATCTGGCTGAGCACATTTCGGAGGGATCTGTGCACAAGTTCACATGGATGTTTGAGAACCGTCCCATCAACATGATAAATGAGAAAGACAAGGCTCTAGCAAATACGCAGAAGATCAGTGAAGTAGAGGGTGGGGATGTAACTAATAAGAAGTTTGTATTTGAAACCTTCTCTTTGGACAAGATCCACGATCAGCCCTTCGAGGAGAAGTCTGCCTGTTTTGAAAAGCCTGAGAGCAATGTTGATGTCAAGTCCAGCACCATGATATTCGAGTCTCAGCCCCTCTACGCCATCAGAGACAAGGAGGGACAGTTTCATGAGGTGACCACTGTGAAAAAGGAGGAGATTGTGAGCAGTGATGTAAGGGGAGCAAGATGGATGTTCGAAACAAAGCCCCTTGACGCAATCAAGGCAGATAATGAGATTTACGTGATTCGAGCTGTCACCCAAGAAGATGTCAAGAAAGGCGATGTGAAATCGGCCAGATGGAAGTTTGAGACCCAGCCATTGGATTCCTTCACCAGCCCAGATACACCTGCTGTCTTAGACGTAGAGGACATTGTaagaaaaaatgtgcagcttaACAAGCAAATCTTCGAATCAGACCAGGCGGCCCACAAGAATTTTGTTAGAATGGTTAGTGTCACAGATGTCCAGCAAGGTGATGTCAGAACCTCCACCTGGCTCTTTGAGAACCACAAGATTGACAGTCTCAAAGGTGACTCCGAGGAGCAAGGCACAGTAAACACTGTCCAAAGAGAAGACAAGGGGAAAGGAGATGTGAAACGTAGCACATTTCTCTTTGAATCACAGCCCCTGGACAAGATCAAGGAGGCTAACGATACCTTAGTGCCCAGCATTGAGCAAGACAGACCAAAGGCCGATGTGAAGAGCACCACTTGGCTTTTTGAAACCACCCCGCTAGACAAAATCACATCCAACAGTGTTGCTGAAACCCTCACCCGTCTACATGAGCTGACCTACCTTCACTCTAGTGGTATTATAATAGAAGCAAGTGAGGTCAAAAATGTTACAATGGCAAAGTATCAGCTTGAAGAGGGCGTACAAATACAGAACGAGGAGGTTATTGAGGGAAGCATCAGGAACATCATGCTGCAGTTATTATGCAAACCAACACTTAAGCCTCAGATCACGATcatcagagagatggagaaaggggATTTGAACACCACAGTGGTAGAACTTCCTGTCAACCAGACGACAGCCGCAGCCACCAATCCAGAGGAAGATCAAAGAGTAGTTATTGCCCAGATGATTGAAAGCTTACTTATTCACACCAAATCTTTAAAAAAGGGGATCATAATGCAAGAGTGCGCCGGGGGACATGCAGAGATGACTGTTTACTCGTTAGTTCACCACTGTCAAACCAAAACCGAAAGTGAAGATATAGAATGGAGAGGCATCAAGTCCACCATCGGAGATCTGATGGCAACTTCCAGTAGTCAAAGGACTGCAACGCCCTGTAGAATAGATGAGAATGAAAAGGGTAATGTGAACTTATACAAAAGTTGCATTGAGAGAGGTGACCTGCAGTACCTTAAGAGTCTTCAAACTGAGCTTCTGGAAGAAGACCAGTGTCAAAGCCCTTCATCCAGAGAACGCATTGAAATACTGAGGGGAGATATCAAGGAAGCTCAGAGAAGTCTCTATCAGCAGAAAGACCTGGTGGAGCGCACCATCTGTGATGTGCTGCCAGGGGACGTGAAGAATGTCAAAAAGGTGTTCACATCAGATTGTGCCTATGATGTTGACATCCCGAAAGAGGAGATTATCCCTGGCGATATAGCGACAGCTAAGCAACAACTGTCAACGAAGCAAAGCTTGATGATGGAAAAAGAGGAGGTTGTGGCTGGGGATATCAAGGCAACAATGCAGTCTTTGGAACGTGCAAAGCAACAGAGCATGCACGTGGAGCGTGAGGCGATCAAACCAGGAACCATCTATGACATGGACCTGTCCACACAAGGGACTGACATGGAAGAAGGCCAAACTCAGAAAGAAGAAATTGTTTCTGGGGATGTGAGAGCAGCCAAAAGATCCCTTGAAATGGCCAAGAGCCAAAGTATGTACATGGAGCGTGAAACGGTCGTCCCTGGAAAGATATACAACGTCAAAGTCTCGGCACAAGAGCAGAGCTCCTCAACAGTAACAGAGACGCATTCTTCCTCCAGTGGCCAACAGATCAGAACAACTTTCCAAAAGGTCAGTGAAGCCATGAAAAGCCAGAAAAGCCATGATGCATTTCCATCTAGTGAAAAAGATGAAGTGTCAAAAAGTGCTGTTAGGGCGAATTGTTGTGCCAAAGATTCCCTGTCACTTCCTGTAGAACAGTGTGAGGTTCAGACTTCAGAAGAAGAGGCTGAGGTTTTTAAAGGAGATGTGAAGGCAACGATTAGGTCGCTGCAGAGCGCAGCGATGGAGCATAAGCTCCCAGAGAAGGAAGATATTGTAAGAGGTAACATGCAGTTTGCCCTCCAGTCTCTTGAGAGGTCTAGGGTTAATGTATCAAAGGGAGACTATAAAACAGCAATGATATACAGGAATTCAAGCAGAGGATGTTCAGGAAATGGCCCGATTGTTAAGAAGCAGGGTGTTGTTGTGTCCATGCCTCCCTCTGACACTGAACTCCTGTCTCCTTCGATTTCAGTAACTTTCGAGGAGCAGCCATCTGTTTCAAGACAGAATACAACAATCCCAAAACCTGTAACAATTCAAAATGGAAACCCCTCATCTTATCACCGTGAAGACAAAACGACACCCCAACTCCCCCAAAAGGCACATGAGAAACCCCATGGCCAGAAGCCAACTCTCGCACCAAAGCCAGAATGGACTAAATCAGCACAGAGTAAGCAGCCACAACCTCGGCTTGAAGCATCCTATCCGAGTGGGGAACAAAGCCCTGTTATACCACTGAATACCAAGCACAGCGTTCAGACGCCAACTGTATCGCCAAACAACCCACAAAGAACCAGAAGACATGGCATAATATTCCTTAACAGGGAGGTCACACAGGACACATTTATTCCGAAATCTTTTGATGACACAACGGAGAGTTTTGTTGAAACTCAGGCTAATGTAGCAGAACCCACAAAAGGCACTCTGAGTCAAACTGACACAGAATCATTAAGTTCTGGAATGGCGGAAACTAAAATCGACAAAAATGTTGTACGGAAAATAAATGCAGCAGAGGAGATTCAGAAAAGCATAACGAGTTATTCAGAAGGAGATAGGGATGAAATTAGTATGGGCTTTCAAACAGCTCTCCAGAACTTTGGGAGAAGAGAGAAGCAAAATGATGTGTCTGCTTCCATTTTATCTAAGAACGTTAAAGTAGTTAATGATATAGTTGTGCAAGAAAGGCAGGCCAAGCAAAGTACCGCAGCCAAAAAGAAATCCATTGTTAACGTTTCATCTGACCAGTGCAACAATCAATTGCAGGAGGAAGCTGTCAACTTTCCAACGGATACATATGCAGTCCAGCCTAATGCCCTGAATGGTGAAGAACAAAAACGGCCCGAGGAGAGAGTTGTTTTCAGGAAAAAGAAAGCAAAAGAGACTGAGGATCAGCGACGACAGAGACTCTCTGTCCACAAAGACGAGATAATGACAGGAAACGTGAAGGCAGCGATGGGGATATTTGAGAATTTAAGAAAACGAGAGGAACTCAAGATAATCCTTTCTCAAGTGCAAGAGATGGAGGGCGATACCAGCGATGTAGACGTTGGATCTATGAAGATGTTGTTTGAGGATGTCCCTGCTTGGATCGCCACAACAAGCAGAACCGCCAGGAAAAAGAATAGGAAGGAGGAAAAGAAGGTGGAAATGGATGTGTTTGATGATGACCTGGAGAGCACCTCCTCAGTGGAAACCGCATTCGAAGATCTGGAAAAAGCCAGCAAGGACATAATGGACCTGAAAGAACAAACATTGGCAAAGCTCCTTGACATCGAAGAAGCCATTAAAAAGGCCTTGTACTCCGTCTCCAGTTTAAAATCTGAAGCTGACATTGCAGGGCTATCAGGTCTGTTTGATGAATCTTTGAAGTCTGAACAAAGTTTCCAGCCTTCCAACAACATCAGGAAAATTAGCATTGTGTCCAGCAAGGCTAAACCCCAGCTCAATAAAGAGACAGGTGAAGTGTCTGAGAAAAATAAAGATGCAAGCCCTTCAAAACAAACCGATGGCACCTCTAACCAAGCACGCCGTAAACCCCTTATAAGACAGAGCAGTGCGCCATCCTGCCCTTCCTTCATCTCCATTCATTCTGCTGCCAGAAAGAACGCCGAGCAACCAAAGTCACCAATGTCAACATTCAAGCCTAAAACAGAGGGAAACTCAAACGGCGATCTCAGCCAGACGTCAATCCACTTCCAAAGCCCCGCTACACCAAGACGCAAGGTCAGTGTCCTGGAAGTGAAGACTGTTCCAGAACCTGCTGTTGGAATAATCGGCACCAAAACTGTCAGCGAAACGTATGAAGAAACTGATGGCTTTGGCAATTCATTTGTTTCCTCAAAAACCTCCACAGTTGTCACCAAACAGTCAAACAGCAAGGCGTCTGCGCTGTTCGATGTTGTGGGCAGCCCTTCAAGATATGAAGTCATGACCCCCCCGATGATGCAAAGAAGGAAATTTTCGGAAAGTGGGCTGAACAATACAAAAGAGGAAGGCACAGTCTTTGTAACATTTAGCCAACCAACTGCAAAGCACTAA